The following nucleotide sequence is from Manis pentadactyla isolate mManPen7 chromosome 13, mManPen7.hap1, whole genome shotgun sequence.
ACTAGCTTCGCCCCCTCCCCTTCGAGTTCGCCTGCAGTTATTCAAAGACTCTGAGGGCTTCGGTTGGATACAGTTGGGCCTCCCGATTCCGACAattcctcttcctctgcccaccACGCTGCATCACCAGGACGGCGGAAGGGTGTAGAGGGAGAGGGAGGTCGGGGCTCGGGCCAGCAGACACCTGCAACGGAGGCCTGGGTGGACGACCGTGGACCTCGCAGCCGGGGCAGGCTGGCGGGCAGGGGTCGGGCCGCGCCCGGCCGCCTCACCTGCACTTGCGCCGGCCCGCAGGATTAATGGCAACACCCATACAGACACCAGTCGCGGCCCCACCATGTCTGCGAAGATCCGTCGCCTCTGGGCGAGCGAGACTCGGGACGCGGAATCCAGGCGGGGGCGGGGGCCTGCGCGGGGCGGGGCCTGCGCGGGGCGGGGCCtgcgcggggcggggccggccCGACCCCACCCTTCCCCGGCCATTCCGCCCTCGAAGCTGTCCGCTGCCGCGGGCGAGGCCGTGCACCTCCCCTTTTCGGCCGCCGTAGTTGATTTAAGGGGGACCCGGGGGGAGGGGGGAAATAAACGGTTACCCAGCAACGAGGAAAATCAACTAGAAGCCTCGGCACCATCGCTGAGTGGAGGTGAGGCGGTTTACCCCACTTCCTCTCCAAAACCGACACCTCGGCTTGTCCCTTCGCCTTTCGTGTTCTCTCAGGATCCCTGACACATTCCGGGAGCCCTCGGGTTAATCAGGAGCCAAGGCGGCCATTCTGCGAGGGTCTGAGGTCTCACATCCTCGGCGTCCCGCCCCGACTGGACCTGTGTGCCCACCTCCGGCCACCCTCCAGCCCCGGGATGGCTCCAGGGTCTCACCAGTCCTTTTCACAACCCTCGAATGATTTTATACCTCATCTCCTGTTccctaaaaaaaaacctttcacagATTGGGACTCATTAAGACGTCTAGTCCCTGACTGCCTCACCACGGCGTGCGGCCTTACTAGACATTGACACTTAGAAACAGGCCAGGTTCCTGAGTGTTGCTTGCATGCCCAGTGGGCCAACCCGCCGCTGGGCAGGGGTCGTTAATCTAGGATTGCAAAATCATGACCTTGCCCCTACCCTaccctcccctgccacccctaGCAGAGTATGCTTCGGGGCCTTGTAGGGCACGCTGCAGTCGTGGAAGCTAAGGGAAAGACTGCAAATTAGActacaaaaaagacttcaaacaaATTAGAATAATTCTAGAACCAGGACTAGttcttacttgattttttttttaattttagacccTAAAGGACTTTTTTGGTAATTTATGAAGTTTTAATAAGTCATTCGCTCTAAAAGCCTATGGGATGGCAAAAATTAACCCCTCCTTTTAAGGACAGAAAGATAAaatgacagagagaaaaatagtTAGTGTAATAGTAAAAAATCtgtgtgttttgtaatttttaaaaaatgacagccTATCAAATGGGTCTGTATTTGTAATATTCTAACTGATAATGGAGAATTCAAAATTCTGGAAGAAAATAGGTGGCCTTGGGTTGCATTGGGGGTGAAAGAATTGAAGTCCAGAAAATTTTGGCCTCAGAAGTAATTTGTTATCCTAGTTGTGGTTACACAAACACAATCAGACAAATTTAAAGACGGTACTCTTTAATGAATCTATAGGTACCACAGGCCGGTTCCTTCCAAGGAGATGTCGATTCCATTCTCCAACACCCACTGCCGAATTCCACAAGGATTTGGGAATCTTCTTGAAAGGCTGACATGTGAAATTCTGAGGGAGCAACCGGACAATATACCAGCTTTTGCAGCAGCCTATTTTGAAAATCTGCTAGAGAAGAGAGAGAGTAAGCTTTGtaaaaataggattttttttttaaataagagactAAGCATTTGGTTATGGTGCAACTTGCTTAAGACTGTCCCAATTCCACACAAAGCTTTTATGAGGCAGGCAATTCAAATAACTGTTCTTGCTGTTTGAAACGTGCCTTTTTGGCAGGTTCTCTTAAATAACATGATTTCACATTACTGAAGATTACCAGTTTATTACCCAGACCTTCTACACTGTATTTCCTATGGACACACTGGATAGAAGGGGACCTCAAGCCATCACCCAGTCTAGCTCTCCATTTTCCAGCAGGCTGTTCCTATGCATGCCAGGCAGTTATCTGTTCATCCTGGGAGGACAGTTTGTGGTTTTCTTTACATTTTGACTTCTTACCTGAACATATTATAAGTATTGTAAAAAATAGTTCTACACTCCATAGATTAAATAAGCTGGTATTTGCTGGAGTATAGGAAGCAGTTCTGCAATAAAGGCACAGAGAAAAGCTACTCTGAAAAGTAAACTTCCAGCTTGGGAAGGTAATTTATATTCTTTCTCTGTACCCCCAAGGTCCCATCCTGCCCACAAAGATTCGTGCTAATAGTGACTCTGGTAGGGTTTCTTTACTTCCATAAATAAAGGTTCCAAATTCCCAGGCTTGAAGGTTCGTGACTGACCCAGTGGTCAAAATGGGAAATATTACAGCTATATGTTTCTATTAAAAACTTATCCTCTGTTAGAGCAACCATTTTGCATCAGTTGTTACCATCATTACTTATGATTACAGTACTCCAACAGGGTGGTAAAGGTGACTAGAAATAGCAACAGGCAAATAAACATtccattttaaatcattttacagAGGGAGGAAACCTACCACAAGGTTTAAATTGTAACAACTCCAATATACACTGCACATTTCCACCCCCTTGTCTTCTTTGCTCTACCCTGGCAAAGCTCAAAATCTCTGTCAGTTTCCTGAATGCTGCTGGTCTTTTCCATATCCAGTCAGTGTGAGTATTTGTTACACAAGCTGAAACTTAAATGCCAGTAGGAAGCCATTAAGAGAAATCTTTTAGGGTAAGAGGTGAATTGGAGTGAACATTAATTTGTTATTATAACATTAATTTAACAAACTCATGAGTAAAAAGTCCTtagtcatttatttaattttagacCTCAGAAACAtcccattaaaaaaatgggtTTGAGTCATTGTTACCAAATCATGATAATTAAAGCATTTGATGATTCAGATTAATGGTCTCAGAATCCTAGCTAATAAAAAATGGGTACAACTACTGGAAAAAATTTAAGCACCACACCCATTTCTGCTGATGTAAACCAAAGGTGAATTATCCAACAGATAAGAGTATCAGAATTTTGTCTCTACAAAAGGGAATAAAAAGTCCACTAGCCCAGTCTCTCACACAATGCAAGAATTTGTTTGCCAGGGTGCCTCACtggtaattattaatttttatttttgtgacacaAATACATTAGTATATTATATACAAGTGGTATCTCATATCCCTAGGGAAAAGGTTGACTTTTTATTAAATGGTGTTGagataaagatggaaaaaaaagataaaattggacCTATTTCTTACATCATTTATCAGGATAAATTCCAAAATGATTGGAgatttagatattttttaaatgaaaccatACAAATACTAGAAGAACACATCTATGAATTTCTCTGTAACATAAAAGAGGGAAAAATTTGCTGGCTAAGTTactataattactttaaaaatccaCAAGTAATCAAAAacaacataaaagtaaactttaacATGGCAAAAACCaccataaggaaaataaaactacaaatacagagaaaaaatatttgcagtttATATCACAATGGGTAATAAACCTAATAAATAGagagtttataaaaataataaagaaaaaacgaTTGgccctattttaaaaaataggtatgAGATAAGAGCAAACGATTCacctaaaaataaatgcaaatggcTCTTAATACATGACACACTCAAACTAACCCATACACAAGCCTTATCAAAGCCACACTGAGCTACCAATTCCAACCACCACCACCTACCCCATAAGATCGGCAAAAAGCCAAAAGTTTGCCAATTTATTCTAGGCAAGGTGAGGGGGAAGATAAGCACTCATATACCTTGCTGGAGGAAATACAGAGCGATATCGCCCCAAGGAGGGGAACTTGACAATAACTAccaaaattatatacatttttaacctttgacccagaaattctactttgcTTTTCATTGCTTTATTTGAGGAAGGAACCAAATATCCATTATAGGGGatttactgaataaataaatacatccacacaatggaatactatatagctgtaaaagaaataaatagaatgagTAAGATCTCTGTATGATGCTATGGAGTGGTTCTCTGGATAtactaaatgaaaaaagtaaGGTGAAAAAGTGTGCTTAGTATGCTACCAATTATCTAACAAAGGGGTACTGATATGAATACATAactgttcatttatatttattcaatGGAAGAATAAATCTTTTATAAGTAACATTTACCTCTAGGAGTAGAAGGAACAGAGTGGAAGGAACAGAAGCTAGACTTCTCTGAATATGTCTTGAATTCAAAATCACAGATGTTTAACatagttataaaatataattaaattagaaCATTGTAATGCAATTTCTAAAATGTAGAAGcaaggtaaaaataaacaaacctaaCTAGTAGTGAATGGGTAACATAACCACACAGAAGGAATTATTTTAAGTGACTTTATAATACAGTGATTTGACTATACATCCATAGTGTATACAGccccaaaacaaaatgaagttaaaaaaaccTTAAATTGTTTTCAGTAATAATTATTAGTAATAATATGGTATAGTTACTctgaaattattatatatatatatatatatgtatatgtagggcATAGCAAATAAGTAACTATTCTATTGTCAATCAGAATAAGATTTTTAGTGTAAGAAAAATgacatagaaatataaaaatgaaagaagttaAAACCCTGCAATCCAAAATTTGTAACTGAAAAATATCAGTATGACCTCATgacatattttctctttaaaaaatcgAAGAAGTGTTCTGTAGctcttcacattttttaaaggccTGAAAAAAATGACCAACCCAGTACCAATGAGCACCTAGCTCCTAGACTGTGGCATCTAAATAACAGTACCCAGGAACCAGGGCTTCTTGGTGAACTAGCTAATTTCATGAGTTGGGCAGGAAACATGCAAGATGAATCTGAACATCTTGCCATACCAGAGAACAAGAAAACTGTCAAATATTACTAAAATTGTTTCCAAAGAACTCAGAAGCATCTGAGCACGTGAGTAAGCTCCTACTAGTCAATTTTGGATAACTAGAgcatcaataagaataaatgCAATGGATTGAAATTCATCCAGTTTGTTAAATATTCTTGAGTTCAtcataatgatttttaaagaaacacttaAAAGGATTTTAAGGAACCAATGGATTATTCTGAAAACTGATGAATGAAGGGAAAGAATCAAACCTTTAACCTTCCTTTTCTTCAAGAACTATATTTCAAGATGGCCAAATAGTTGATGAGGGAGAATTTTTCTCTACTGAGTATTCCAGAAATAAAGAAGTAATGATCAAATTAAAGCATTACCATTTTGCAACCCCTAAGAAAATTATCTAAGAAATCATCATCAAATGGGccctaaaaataataaaaagaaacaatcagaTATTATATATCTCCCAACAGAAGTATACTGCACTATCTATAAGTAttcttgcaaaaaataaaatcaaacctGAATCAGATTGAATCTATGACTCTAACTAGCAGGCTACAGGAAATTCAAAGGCAGAGGAACCTGTTAAAAATCATCACGGGAATGGAATCAGAAATATCTAAACTGTGGAAATTTCCAAAGGAAAAATGACCTAATttcctcaacaaataaattgcaaggaaaaaaatgcaGGGTGGGAGGTAGAGAGCTTTCaattaaaagagatttaaaagacaTAACAAAAGGCTCTGTGTGCCTATTGTTTGGGTCCTGCTTTGAACAAACCAAcagtaaaaatacatataataatatattagaCATTGGGAGAAATTTGGATAGTTGATGTTATTAAggaattattgtatttttaagtatGATAATGTTATTGTGGCTTTATACCTTAGAGATGCatactgaaataaatatttatagataaaaTAACAGAATGACTAAGACTGGCTTGAAAATAATCAGAAGAAAGGGCAGAAAAGTGAAGTTAGAGGTAAAATAAGATAAGTTATAAGTTTATGACTGTTGAATCTGAGTAATGTGCACATGGGAATTTGTTATACTATTATCTCTACTTTCTAAGTTTGAAATTCTTcataatgaaaaatttcaaattctGTCTAAATATAAATACTTCTTCCTGTCTCTGTCAACCAACTATatgtctcattttttaaaaacatcttccaTCCTTCACTTTTCGATACTTCCTTactatttcacatttatttttacacattttCCTGTGTTTGCTAATATGTGTGTAAGTTCCTATACTTATATTTAAGTAATAACATTTGTTATATCTCTCTcccaattttattataaattctatGAAAGGAGCAATTATGTTTTTTTACTGCCTTTATAAATATCCCCAAGGGCTCACTTAATGCAGAATTCATTGTCATGTATTTAATGATCACTGATTGTGTCTGCAGCACTAAGCTATGTACAATGTCAATAAGATTTACAACTGGCAGTAAAGAGCCTGTGATATGTGGCATAAAAGAGCATGTGTTTTGGGTTATAATTCTAGATTTACTTTAATGAACTCAAAATAAGTCTgaaattattacatttttattatttagaaaCCAACTTTGATCCAGCGGAATGGGGAAGTAAATTAGACGACCGCTTCTATAACAACCATGCATTCAAGGTATGGCCCTGTGGAGCTactggatttcattatttcttcttcTCATCAAAACAGAGATTGTTGGGATCTTCCCAGAATCTTGAAAATTGTGAGAGGCATCACAGATATTATATTAAACATTCTTAATCTTGCTATTCTCTTTGATGAAAAATTCTTTTCTAAAGCAGATCATCTGAATCATGTACAGTTACTTAGCTTAAATTTAAAGATGATCAACAAGAATGTAATTGAAAATTATAGAATAACTACTCTCATATATTCAAATTTTGTTGAGTTTCACAGTGCTTATCAAGCATATACtcgataaatatttttaaattaatgaatgtcATTTCATAAAACACTATTCATCCGATGATTTCATTATCATTGACATTGCACAAAGACTGATTAGAATTGAAGATGGCAATAGTATAGAGTTTTCTCTATAAAACCAATCTGTTCAGAGACTGAACCTGTCTTCTCTTTAGTGGCATTCTCAGAACCAACCTTTCTCAACCAAGTTCCCTTAAAATAAGCCCTAAGCTGAAGGCAGCCACTGCATCTAAGGAATCAATGTCTCCTTTTTATCTAGAATGATTCTACTTATGTACCATCCTTGTGAGAATTGAGAAGCAATCATACTCAAAACATTCTGTGTTCTGTGGTCCAGATAAGGAACACTGATTGAAAAGGGCTGTGTGTGGTTCAGCATCACTGGCATCAAGTGGGAGCTTGGTGGAAATTCagcctcaggccctgccccacaTCTGCAGATCGGAAGTTGTACTTTAACCGATCCCCAAATTTGTAGATACATTTAAGTCTGAAAAGTACTACTCTAGACAACTGGGATAATACATTAGCCATAAAAAACCATCAGATACTTGAATTAAAAGGAATTAATAAAGTTCAAGTTTTGGTGGTATTCCACAGTAGACTTGGGGAATTTCCTGGGGAAATATCTGTCACTTGTTCCATGAATTCAAAGTGAAGTTCCATCCATTTGTGTCTGCCAGATATGGAGGTGTGTATTTTCCATCTAACTAGATTTCTGTGttcatattttattgaaataaaaggaataatgtTGAAAATCTTTAGATCCTTATGTCACATAGCAATATTCAggtgttttttccttctcttttgaaTTCTGAAGGCTTTATTTGATTAGTTTATATGTccttaaatgtttgttttataaattaaagAAGTTCTTCCAATAAGTTGTAAATTAACAATGCTACTATTTTGGAGGAAGATTAAAATAACCATGTCAAAATAAGCAGAGCTGGTTTCCCTTTTTCTATTTAAATCATTCCCAAGAGGAGGGGTCCAAGATAGTGGTGTAGAAAGAGCCTGAATCTAcatcctcccacatacacactgaATCTTCCCCTACACATAGAGAAATTCCTTCCTGAGGAAGAACCGAGGGCTGAGTGAACAGCTCTGCACAATAAGGGATAGAGCCCACATTTTACAAAGGTAGGAGAGACAAAGACACAGTGACAGTGCCAACCCCACCTCCAGTACTACAACTTGCAGTAGAGATCGATACCACTGAGGGATCTGAGCTCAGGTTCATCTGCCCTGGGGCACAGAAAATAGAGTGTGGTTTAAAGGGCAACTACACTGTAAGTGAAGGAAGCTAAGCTTCAGAACTAGAGCACCTACCAAGCAACATCTAGAACTCTCTCTGGAATCAGAGCACCATTGTTTATGTTCCCCCCAACATTGATAGCACTCATGGTAGCAGGGTCTGGGAGCACTCAGCAGCTCCAGGCATATCCCAAGATGGTCTTCCATCCCCATCTGTACCCAAAAGCACCTGCCTGAGATCCAGCAGTCCTACCATGGTAGTACCAATGTGGCACATGCTTGGACTACATCTGCCTGCAACCCTTCTACCCCTAACAGTCACCATCAGCACACCAGGGTACCCCCTGGACCATGCCCCTCATCCCCAGCTGTATGCTACCCAGCTAGCACTCACCAGGACTTCCCTGGACCAAACCCCCTTGGTCCCTGGACAATCTGGCACATACCCCTGGCTGGAAGTCACTGGGACACCCCTAGCCCGTACCCACAGGGCCTCCAGCCAGCTAGCCAAAACCACCAAGTACCCCCCGTCTACCCATAAGTTGTCCCTACACAAGTCCACTTCTTCAAGACCGATAGCCATGTCACCTAATTCATAGTAACAAACACAggaagtcaaacaaaatgaggaggcagaggagtatgttccaaacaaaagaacaaggcaaaacccccaaaaagaactaaatgaaatggagttaaacaatctatctgataaagggttcaaTGTAACAGTTATAAACATGTTCTCCAGACTTGGGAAAAGAATGGTTGAACTCAAgtaagacttcaacaaagagatagaaaatataaaaagaatcagagtTGAAAAGTacagtaaatgaaatgaagaatATACTAGAGGAAATTAATAGTAGatcagaggatgcagaagaatggatcagtgcTTTGGAAGATAGAGTAATAGAAAGCACTCAAGatgaacaacagaaagagaaaaagaataaaaagaaatgaagataggttaagggacttctgagacagCATCAACACACAATTGCCTTTAtaggagtccctgaaggaggagagaaagagaaaggggtggaaaagttatttgaagaaataatagctgaaaacttgccTAACCTTtaccaggaagcacagagagcccctaacaagatgaacccaaggagatcCATAccaagacacacaaaaaaatttaaatgtcagagattaaaaataaagagagaatcttaaaaacagcaaaagaaaaacaaataatcacatTCAAGGGAAACCCCAAAAGGCTATGAACTAAGTTTTCAGCcaaaactctacaggccagaaggaattggcatgatatattcaatatgctaaaaggaaaaaaacctacaaccaagaatactctacatggcaaggttatcattcagaattgaaggagcaATAAAAAGTTTTCCAGGTAAACCCAAGTTTAAAGAGTTTACTACTACTAAATTGGCCCTACAAGAAATGTTACAGGGacttcttaagaggaaaagaaagggccAAAGTAGAGACAAGAAAATCATGAAGGGGAAACTTTTCACTGGTTAAAGCAAAGATATAATAAAGGTAGATCAATCATTTAAAAGCTAGtaggaaggttaaaagacaaaaatagtaaaaatcaattatttctaaaaaattaaaggaatCACTAAATAAGAAAGTGTAAATTAAGATGTCATACTCATAAAATGTggaagaggagaaataaaaagtgtaGTGCTATTAGAATGTATTCAACCCTAAGTGATCATCAACTGAAACATATATAGTATACTGTTATATAATAGAATGTTATATATGAaactcatggtaaccacaaactaaaagtctataataaatatatgaaaaattaaattaagaggaatctaagcataacattaaagaaaatcatcatgcacaagggaagagagcaagagaggaagaaaatcagAGAACTACAAAATCAACCAGGAAACATAtaacaaaatagcaataaatacatatgtatcaataattactctaaaAGTAAACAAGACCACATGCTCTAATCAAgacagggtgactgaatggatgaaaaaacaggacccatctgtatgttacctacaagagactcacttcagacctaaagaaacACACAGACTGACACTGAAGGGATggtgaaagatatttcatgcaaatggaaataaagaaaatctggggtagaacacaaaatagactttaaaacaaaggctGTAATAAGAGTCAAAGAACAACgttatgtaatgataaaaggttcaatccagcaagaagatataaacaCAATCATAAATATCTACAGAACCAACAAGGGAgcacataaatatgtaaaataaacattaacaaacataaagggagaaactgacagtaACATAATAGTAGTAGGGGATTTTAATACCCTacttacatcaatagacagaCCAGTGAGGCAGAAAACCACTAAGGAAAATAAGCAACTTTcagacacattagaccagatggacttaatagttACAGGCAGAATATTCCattcaaaaacagcagaatacatattcatgTACACATAAAACATTCTCCAAGATAGATcccatgttaggccacaaaataagTCTCATTACatataaaaagattgaaatcatatcttttctgaccacatggTATGAATTTGAAAatcaataacaagaaaaaaaaacagtaaaaaacacAAGCACATGGATACTATAAAACATGTttctaaacaaccaatgggtcaataaaaaaataaatgaggaaatcaaAAACTACTTTGAGACTaatgaaatagaaacacaatggttcaaaatcttttaaaaaccaACAACAATTCTaacagggaagtttatagcaatgtAAGTCTACCAAGTAACAAGAAAGAAAGCTCTAATACAATCTAACCCTACACCTATGacaactaggaaaagaagaacaaacaaagcccaaagttagtagaaggaaggaaataataaagggtagagtggaaacaaatgaaattgagACTAAAAAAGCAATGGAAAAGATCAGTAAACCTTAGtttgaaaagatgaacaaaattgatAAATGTTTGGCTAgattcatcaggaaaaaaagaagacaaagaaatgaaagaggagtagTTAACAACAGAAGTTACAattgcagaaatacaaaggattataagagattactatgaaaaatgtatgctaacaaactggacaacctagaagaaatggataaattcctagaaatatacaatctcccaaaaacagaccaattactagtaacagtGTAGAATCAGTAACCAAAAAACTCCCGAAAAACAAAATCCTAAGGCCAGatgcttcacaggtgaattcttcaaatatttaaagaggagTTTATACCtatctttctcaaactattccaaaaaactgaagagaagaAAAGCTTCCCAAATTccttctacaaggccagcatcaccctgataccaaaatcaaagactacaaaaaaattaccaatatccctcatgaatgtagatgcaaaaatcctccacaaaatagtagcaaactgaatttaaaaatacatgaaaaggatcattcgccatgaccaagtgggatttatcccagggacaaagaatgtttaatatctctaaatcaatcaatgtgaaactacattaacaaaaagaaggataaaacctgtatgatcatctcaaaagatacaaaaaagcaTCTGggaaaatttaacatccattcatgataaaaactctcaacaacatggGTGTAGAAGGAACATACTTCAGTATAATAAAGGCTTTATGCAACAGacccacaggtaacatcatattcaatggtgaaaagctgaaacatcctctaagatcaagagcaagataaggatgcccactctcaccacttttactcaacacagtactggaagtcctggccacagcaatcagacaagaaaagaaataaaaggcattcaaatttgtaaggaagaagtaaaattgtcactatttactaatgatattatatagaaaagacatgaatatatatatatatgtatgtgtgtgtctacgtatgtgtatatatatatacataaatactccaccaaaaactattagaactaataaatgaactctgtaaagtcacaggatacaaaatcaatatgcagaaatctgttgtttctatatattaataGCAAACtagtagaaagaagaaaacaatctcatttacaattgcatcaaaaaaacaaaagacctacagataaatttttttttggtatcattaatctacaattacatgaagaacattatgtttactaggctccccccttcacagtcactgaccatctgtgtagtaagatgctgtaaaatcactacttgtcttctctgtgttgcacagccctccctgtgccccacacacactatacatgctaatcgtaatgccctctttctttttccctgcccttattcttcccttcccacccatcctccccagtccctttccctttggtaactgttagtccattcttgggttctgtgattctgctgctgttttgttccttcagtttttctttgttcttatactccacatatgagtgaaatcatttgatacttgtctttctccacctggcttatttcactgagcataataccctctagctcccttcatccatgttgttgcaaatgggacctacagataaatttaaccaagaaggtgaaagacctgtatactGAAAGTGAtaagacactgataaaagaaattaaagatgacataaatgaatgaaaagatattctatgctcatgaataggaagaattagtattgttaaaatggccatactttgcaaagcagtctatagattcaatacaatccctataaaaataccagtggcattt
It contains:
- the SPA17 gene encoding sperm surface protein Sp17, with the protein product MSIPFSNTHCRIPQGFGNLLERLTCEILREQPDNIPAFAAAYFENLLEKREKTNFDPAEWGSKLDDRFYNNHAFKEQETPEKCEPGKNSLVKEETPVTALESFEEEKDEEENAAVKIQAAFRGHLARKQVKKMKSTDHQEENIGENK